GTTAATACCCCTTTCATTAAATCATGTGAGATAGATGAGGATATTGCTAACAATAAGCCCGCCGCAGTAGATAACGCAGCCGCTAGACCACCAGCAGCAACTAAAGCAATTACCCAGTTAGGTAAATTCGCAATTGCAGGGTTAGCTAGTACCATAATGTCACGGTCAACTTTAACCATTTCATTTGGAACCACTACTATTTCTTTCCCAGTCATTGTATTTATTTTGGTGACAGTTTGATCTGTTGCATTAGATGTATACTGAATTTTGCCATCGCCATTTTTATCTTCAAACTTCAATAAACCAGTTTTTTCCCAGTCTTTGAACCATTGTGGGCGTTCATCATAAACAAGGTTCTGACCTGCTGTAGGTTCAATGGTATTCATCAAGTTAAGACGAGCCATAGCGCCAACTGCTGGAGCAACTGTGTAAAGTAAACCGATGAAAACAAGTGCATAACCTGCAGATTGACGTGCTGCTTGTACTGAAGGAACAGTGAAGAAGCGCATAATTACATGAGGAAGACCCGCAGTACCAATCATAAGAGAGATAGTGTAAGCGAACATATTCAATGTTCCGCCTAAGTTACTTGTTGTGTACTCTTTAAAGCCTAAATCAGTAACAACCATATCTAACTTATCAAGTAAGTAAACACCACTACCATCAGCTAAAGTACTACCTAAGCCTAGTTGTGGAATTGGGTTACCGGTAAGTTGTAATGAAATAAAGATTGCTGGAATGGTATAAGCAAAAATCATTACTACATACTGAGCGATTTGCGTGTAAGTAATACCTTTCATACCACCTAGTACAGCGTATACCCAAACAACGAACATGCCGATGCCTAAGCCTAAACCGTAATCAACTTCTAAGAAACGAGAGAAAGCAACACCCACTCCTTTCATTTGACCGATGATGTAAGTTAATGAAGCGATTATTAAACAAGCAACCGCAACAATACGTGCAGTTTTTGAGTAATATCTATCAAAAATGAATTCAGGTACTGTGAACTTACCGTGTTTACGCATGTATGGTGCTAAAAGCATTGCCAATAATACATAACCACCTGTCCAACCCATTAAGAAAACTGAGCCACCGTAACCTAAAAAGGCAATTAAACCTGCCATTGAGATAAATGACGCTGCACTCATCCAATCGGCACCAATTGCCATACCATTTTGCATTGGGGTAATACCACCGCCCGCTACGTAAAAATCACTGGTTGAACCCGCACGAGCCCACCAAGCAATAGCAAAGTATAAAGCAAACGTGCTAAATACTGCGATGTAAGTATAGAGTTTTAACTCATCCATTATTCACTCCCCTC
The DNA window shown above is from Colwellia psychrerythraea 34H and carries:
- a CDS encoding sodium:solute symporter family protein; the protein is MDELKLYTYIAVFSTFALYFAIAWWARAGSTSDFYVAGGGITPMQNGMAIGADWMSAASFISMAGLIAFLGYGGSVFLMGWTGGYVLLAMLLAPYMRKHGKFTVPEFIFDRYYSKTARIVAVACLIIASLTYIIGQMKGVGVAFSRFLEVDYGLGLGIGMFVVWVYAVLGGMKGITYTQIAQYVVMIFAYTIPAIFISLQLTGNPIPQLGLGSTLADGSGVYLLDKLDMVVTDLGFKEYTTSNLGGTLNMFAYTISLMIGTAGLPHVIMRFFTVPSVQAARQSAGYALVFIGLLYTVAPAVGAMARLNLMNTIEPTAGQNLVYDERPQWFKDWEKTGLLKFEDKNGDGKIQYTSNATDQTVTKINTMTGKEIVVVPNEMVKVDRDIMVLANPAIANLPNWVIALVAAGGLAAALSTAAGLLLAISSSISHDLMKGVLTPDLSEKNELLAGRVVMTIAILVSGYLGLHPPGFAAGTVALAFGLAASSIFPALMMGIFSKKMSGTAAISGMVAGIGVTMMYVFQHKGIMFIPGTSFLGDMGKDWFFGISPNAFGAVGAIVNFGVAFIVLQFTGPCPANIVAMVENMRAPGDCAAAHDH